Proteins from one Mycobacterium sp. SMC-2 genomic window:
- a CDS encoding tRNA (cytidine(34)-2'-O)-methyltransferase: MFKLMFYSPRIAPNTGNAIRTAAATGCELHLVEPMGFDLSEPKLRRAGLDYHDLASVTVHASLAAAWEALSPARVIAFTSHAPTLFADVEYRAGDVLLFGPEPTGLDEATLADAHITEQVRIPMLAGRRSLNLANAAAVAVYEAWRQHGYPGAV; encoded by the coding sequence GTGTTCAAGCTGATGTTCTACTCGCCGCGCATCGCCCCCAACACGGGCAACGCCATCCGGACGGCGGCGGCGACCGGCTGCGAACTGCATCTGGTAGAGCCGATGGGATTCGACCTGTCCGAACCCAAGCTGCGGCGGGCCGGGCTGGACTATCACGACCTGGCCTCGGTCACCGTGCACGCGTCGCTGGCGGCCGCGTGGGAGGCGCTGTCACCGGCCCGGGTGATCGCGTTCACCTCACACGCGCCCACGTTGTTCGCCGACGTCGAATACCGGGCGGGCGATGTGTTGCTGTTCGGGCCCGAACCCACCGGGCTGGATGAGGCGACGCTGGCCGACGCGCACATCACCGAGCAGGTGCGCATCCCGATGCTGGCCGGCCGCCGCTCGCTGAACCTGGCCAACGCCGCGGCCGTCGCCGTCTACGAGGCCTGGCGACAGCACGGCTACCCGGGAGCCGTCTGA